One Erysipelothrix amsterdamensis DNA window includes the following coding sequences:
- a CDS encoding HAD family hydrolase, producing the protein MNYDAVIYDLDGTVVNTFDMNLYPLMKIVEEELGIQMTYDELMHLTCYDGHGVLNALGISTDVYPRWVQYVNEYPHPATLFEGIESVIRELDDKVKQGVASSKRRLQYDIDVVENGMDGYFKAVVLSGDTEHHKPHPEPLLVCAKMLDIEPKRALYIGDSIFDYQAAKAAGMAFGLASWGHISTEGMDDIDYILKTPSDILKAVL; encoded by the coding sequence ATGAACTATGACGCAGTTATCTACGATCTTGATGGGACGGTCGTAAACACATTTGACATGAACCTTTACCCATTAATGAAAATTGTTGAAGAGGAACTCGGAATTCAAATGACATATGATGAGTTAATGCACTTAACGTGTTATGACGGACATGGTGTTTTAAATGCATTAGGAATCTCTACGGATGTTTATCCCCGTTGGGTTCAATATGTGAATGAATACCCCCATCCCGCAACATTATTTGAAGGAATTGAATCTGTAATTCGTGAACTGGATGACAAAGTAAAACAAGGTGTTGCTTCATCAAAACGACGTTTGCAATATGACATTGATGTCGTGGAAAATGGCATGGATGGCTATTTTAAAGCAGTTGTATTATCAGGAGATACTGAGCATCATAAACCACATCCCGAACCACTTCTCGTCTGCGCAAAAATGCTTGATATTGAGCCAAAACGCGCATTATATATTGGAGACAGTATCTTTGACTACCAGGCTGCTAAAGCGGCAGGAATGGCCTTTGGGCTTGCAAGCTGGGGCCATATTTCAACAGAAGGAATGGATGATATTGACTATATACTGAAAACACCATCCGACATCCTAAAAGCGGTATTATAA
- a CDS encoding G5 domain-containing protein, translating into MKKRITLLLCIVLLTGCGAKTEPEEVLESKTLTTKDVELLKKHGLDVTESNEVKVDKDGNMIFTVDEKEVKVPFTLLDDKEADKKIKETLKQQIELSEKDTEAKKNSKKDTKKDSKKESKADDSKETKKEEKKETAKKQDKPSEKKEPTVTYREAKDYESIAFSEEYREDASMNKGESYVQRDGENGKKEIVYSVKVVDGVDTEWTVKSSSIVKNPVNKIIVNGTYEARGSISDGYATEVYNLINANRRAKGLSNLTWSNSLYNSAQIRAKEISVLFEHTRPNGQSVLSMANDINGENIVYGRIDMDYLVNLWMNSPGHYGNIMNDLNYTATAVYIEDGYAYAVQLFGY; encoded by the coding sequence ATGAAAAAACGAATTACACTATTATTATGTATTGTATTATTAACAGGTTGTGGTGCAAAGACAGAACCTGAAGAAGTGCTTGAGTCTAAAACACTTACAACAAAAGATGTGGAACTTCTAAAAAAACATGGCTTGGATGTTACTGAGAGTAATGAAGTTAAGGTTGATAAAGATGGTAATATGATCTTTACAGTTGATGAAAAGGAAGTTAAAGTTCCATTTACTTTACTCGATGATAAAGAAGCAGATAAAAAAATCAAAGAAACATTGAAGCAACAAATAGAGTTATCTGAAAAAGATACAGAAGCGAAAAAGAATTCAAAAAAAGACACCAAAAAAGATTCGAAAAAAGAATCGAAAGCAGACGATTCTAAAGAAACTAAAAAAGAAGAGAAAAAAGAAACTGCGAAGAAACAAGACAAACCTTCTGAGAAGAAGGAACCAACGGTGACTTATCGTGAAGCGAAAGACTATGAGTCGATTGCATTTTCAGAGGAATACCGCGAGGATGCATCAATGAATAAAGGCGAGAGTTATGTTCAGCGTGATGGAGAAAACGGTAAGAAAGAAATTGTCTATAGCGTAAAAGTTGTGGATGGTGTTGATACGGAATGGACTGTGAAAAGTTCTTCAATCGTTAAAAATCCTGTAAATAAAATTATTGTGAATGGAACTTATGAAGCAAGAGGATCAATCAGTGATGGTTATGCAACAGAGGTTTATAACCTTATAAATGCGAACCGTCGTGCTAAAGGATTAAGCAATCTAACATGGTCAAACAGTCTTTATAATTCAGCGCAAATAAGAGCAAAAGAGATTTCAGTTCTATTTGAACACACACGTCCGAATGGACAATCGGTTTTATCAATGGCCAATGATATCAATGGTGAAAATATTGTATATGGTCGTATAGATATGGATTACTTAGTGAACTTATGGATGAATTCTCCAGGACATTATGGTAATATCATGAACGACCTTAATTACACTGCAACGGCAGTATATATTGAAGATGGTTATGCATACGCAGTACAATTATTTGGATACTAG
- the proB gene encoding glutamate 5-kinase: protein MNREVLRDKKRIVVKVGSSSLTHKESGDLNFRKLEQLVRVLADLKSQGKEVVLVSSGAQAVGRKALNLSQIPDKMAKKQALAAIGQAKLMMTYQRLFAEYNQIVAQVLLTKHTMFKEESRNNAKNTFHELLEMGVIPIVNENDTVATHEIEFGDNDHLSAFVLAMIDADLLIILSDIDGFYTDDPSQNEDARLIEYVEKIDERHFKMGKETSSSAVGTGGMSAKIDAGRIVTSSGADMVLANGKDVNILHQILDGEVVGTYFKANKSESFDLEAYL from the coding sequence ATGAATAGAGAAGTTTTAAGAGATAAAAAACGTATTGTTGTGAAAGTAGGGTCGTCATCCCTTACGCATAAAGAATCAGGAGATTTAAATTTTCGTAAACTCGAACAGCTTGTACGAGTTTTAGCGGATTTAAAGAGCCAAGGTAAAGAAGTTGTGCTTGTTTCTTCTGGAGCACAAGCTGTTGGTCGAAAGGCTCTAAATCTATCTCAAATCCCCGATAAAATGGCTAAGAAACAAGCATTAGCGGCGATTGGTCAAGCCAAATTAATGATGACATACCAGCGTTTATTTGCGGAGTATAATCAAATTGTTGCGCAAGTCTTACTTACAAAACATACAATGTTTAAAGAAGAAAGTCGTAATAATGCGAAGAATACCTTCCATGAACTACTGGAAATGGGCGTTATTCCGATTGTGAATGAGAATGATACCGTTGCAACTCACGAAATTGAGTTTGGAGATAATGACCACCTCAGTGCGTTTGTACTTGCGATGATTGATGCAGACTTACTCATTATTCTTTCGGATATTGATGGGTTTTACACGGATGATCCCTCACAAAATGAAGATGCACGACTCATCGAATATGTGGAGAAAATTGATGAACGTCATTTTAAAATGGGAAAAGAAACAAGCTCATCTGCAGTTGGTACGGGTGGTATGAGTGCCAAGATTGATGCAGGTCGCATTGTGACCAGTTCAGGAGCGGATATGGTCTTGGCGAACGGGAAAGATGTGAACATTCTTCATCAAATTCTTGATGGAGAAGTAGTTGGAACTTATTTTAAAGCAAATAAATCAGAATCGTTTGATTTAGAAGCTTATTTGTAG